A genomic region of Pseudomonas sp. RSB 5.4 contains the following coding sequences:
- a CDS encoding DUF4381 domain-containing protein — protein sequence MNPNIPDISQLKELSLPAPVSYAPQTWGWWVLFALLVVLALIVGVRRYGQWRRNQYRREALVRLAQLRGRSDDLNALRELPELLKRVALSMPTQARNWNTTTVGAGLLAKASAHPTLMAPDTALSRASPLPQGPAALGRDEWQAFLQQHCKTKLPDDFSDQLAQLAYAPDATLRALPAEQRQALFDTCQHWVEQHHVAA from the coding sequence ATGAACCCGAATATCCCCGACATTAGCCAGCTCAAGGAGCTGAGCCTGCCGGCGCCGGTCAGTTATGCGCCGCAGACCTGGGGTTGGTGGGTGTTGTTCGCGCTGTTGGTTGTGCTGGCGCTGATTGTTGGTGTGCGACGTTATGGGCAATGGCGACGGAATCAGTATCGGCGCGAGGCGCTGGTGCGATTGGCGCAGTTGCGTGGGCGCAGTGATGACTTGAACGCTCTGCGCGAGTTGCCCGAACTGCTCAAACGCGTGGCGCTTTCGATGCCGACCCAAGCCCGGAATTGGAACACAACCACTGTGGGAGCGGGCTTGCTCGCGAAGGCGTCGGCACATCCAACATTGATGGCGCCTGACACAGCGCTTTCGCGAGCAAGCCCGCTCCCACAGGGGCCGGCGGCGCTGGGGAGAGATGAGTGGCAAGCCTTTCTGCAGCAGCACTGCAAAACCAAGCTGCCCGATGACTTCAGCGATCAACTCGCCCAACTCGCCTACGCCCCCGACGCCACCCTGCGCGCCCTTCCCGCCGAACAGCGTCAGGCGCTTTTCGACACCTGCCAACACTGGGTGGAGCAGCACCATGTGGCAGCTTGA
- a CDS encoding DUF58 domain-containing protein, translating to MNTDGLVYVSLAQLMALEFKARDLSFLARQPQGSILAGNHASRLRGRGLNFDELRRYQPGDDLRHLDWRASLRTGKPVVRTFTEERDRPALIVVDQRMSMFFGSQRSFKSALAAELAALAAWMVFNAGDRVGGLVFNDQRIDSIAPLRSRKRVEALLSRVAEQNQALNAANPDAEDEDQLDKALQRCLALAGHDHLICIASDFAGAGERTLQLMRQLRAHNDVIALQVYDPLALKLPSNGRLLITQGQLQVELAVDKRSVHQPLGDYLGGRLKDVATLLRRSQVPLMMFSTAEEAHAQLRAELGKSAGPRR from the coding sequence ATGAACACGGATGGCCTGGTCTACGTGTCTCTGGCGCAATTGATGGCGCTGGAATTCAAGGCCCGTGACCTGAGCTTTCTGGCGCGCCAGCCCCAGGGCAGCATCCTCGCCGGCAACCATGCCTCGCGCCTGCGTGGCCGTGGTCTGAACTTCGATGAGCTGCGCCGCTACCAGCCGGGTGATGATTTACGCCACCTCGACTGGCGCGCCTCGCTGCGCACCGGCAAACCGGTGGTACGCACCTTCACCGAAGAACGCGATCGCCCGGCGTTGATCGTGGTCGATCAGCGCATGTCGATGTTCTTCGGCTCGCAACGCAGCTTCAAATCCGCCCTCGCCGCCGAACTCGCGGCGCTGGCGGCGTGGATGGTGTTCAACGCCGGTGACCGGGTCGGCGGTCTGGTGTTCAACGATCAACGCATCGACAGCATCGCGCCGTTACGCAGCCGCAAACGGGTCGAAGCCTTGCTCAGCCGCGTGGCAGAACAGAATCAGGCGCTGAACGCGGCCAACCCCGACGCCGAAGACGAGGATCAACTGGACAAGGCCTTGCAGCGCTGCCTCGCACTGGCCGGGCATGACCATTTGATCTGCATCGCCAGCGACTTTGCAGGCGCCGGTGAGCGCACCTTGCAATTGATGCGGCAACTGCGCGCGCACAACGACGTGATCGCCCTGCAAGTCTACGACCCACTGGCCTTGAAACTGCCGAGCAACGGACGACTGCTGATCACCCAGGGCCAATTGCAGGTGGAACTGGCCGTCGACAAACGCAGCGTGCATCAGCCATTGGGCGATTACCTCGGTGGCCGGCTCAAGGATGTCGCCACCCTGCTGCGCCGCAGTCAGGTGCCGCTGATGATGTTCAGCACCGCCGAAGAGGCCCACGCGCAATTGCGTGCCGAGCTTGGCAAGTCTGCCGGCCCGCGGCGATGA
- a CDS encoding MoxR family ATPase, with protein MTALTDLNALQASIAEAVLGQDQVIRQILLGLLANGHLLLESLPGLAKTRTVKALATHLDAKMSRIQFTPDLLPSDITGAEVLHQVAGQNEIRFQQGPLFGNLILADEINRAPAKVQAALLEAMEERQITVAGTSHLLPELFIVVATQNPIEQEGTYPLPEAQMDRFLMKVLLDYPSADNESQVLRLLRAEEFAQGANTSPGKGFSLSQAVIFAARKEVSAVHVSPAIDRYLIDLINATRHPADYDADLGRWISIGASPRGGIGLDRCARADAWLQGQDFVSPDNVRAVVHPVLRHRLQLSYDAVADGVTADQVLDRLLDKVAIPA; from the coding sequence ATGACCGCACTCACCGACCTCAACGCCCTGCAAGCGAGCATCGCCGAAGCCGTACTCGGCCAGGATCAGGTCATTCGGCAGATCCTCCTCGGCCTGCTGGCCAACGGGCACTTGCTGCTGGAAAGCCTGCCGGGGCTGGCCAAGACGCGCACGGTCAAGGCGCTGGCCACACACCTGGACGCGAAGATGAGTCGCATCCAGTTCACCCCGGACTTGTTGCCCTCGGACATCACCGGCGCGGAAGTGCTGCATCAGGTCGCCGGACAAAACGAGATCCGCTTCCAGCAAGGGCCGCTGTTCGGCAATCTGATCCTTGCCGACGAGATCAACCGCGCTCCGGCCAAAGTGCAGGCCGCGCTGCTCGAAGCCATGGAAGAGCGGCAGATTACCGTGGCTGGCACAAGTCACCTGCTGCCGGAGCTGTTCATTGTAGTGGCGACACAAAACCCGATCGAACAGGAAGGCACCTATCCGCTGCCGGAAGCGCAGATGGACCGGTTCCTGATGAAGGTGCTGCTGGATTACCCCAGCGCCGACAACGAAAGCCAGGTGTTGCGCCTGTTGCGCGCCGAAGAGTTTGCTCAGGGCGCGAACACCTCGCCGGGCAAGGGCTTCAGTCTTTCGCAGGCAGTGATCTTCGCCGCGCGCAAGGAAGTCAGCGCGGTGCATGTCTCACCCGCCATCGACCGCTACCTGATTGACCTGATCAACGCCACTCGCCACCCGGCCGATTACGACGCAGACCTCGGACGCTGGATCAGCATTGGCGCCAGCCCCCGGGGCGGCATCGGCCTGGACCGTTGCGCCCGGGCCGATGCGTGGTTGCAGGGCCAGGATTTCGTCTCGCCGGACAACGTGCGCGCCGTGGTGCATCCGGTGTTGCGCCATCGCCTGCAATTGAGCTACGACGCGGTCGCGGATGGCGTGACTGCCGATCAGGTGCTCGACCGTTTGCTGGATAAAGTGGCGATTCCGGCATGA
- a CDS encoding transporter — protein MVKPNVVRPLLALCMIGSTQLYAAEGGVGRPITGQQVYSNAGIIPPEPGWVVSVTSIWYDGSLKGSRGAPISGEVSAGIDMKVSYTMTNLTHIWDTGKGPWNFASAIGVPLQYTDIDAAITGPRGRTLGTSDSGTQFADALVTPIAAGYHFDELNHIAFSLPIYVPTGAYNDNRLANPGQNNYTFMPTVAFTHLDGKGGEFTLSSGLEFYTQNTATDYRNGNIFTLDALWTHGFGSGWSAGLAAGYIQQVTDDKGQTADSLNGFRGRSVGAGPVVAWAGKFADAQASFSARWVPEFDTKNRPEGNGIAVNMTLAFF, from the coding sequence CGCTGTGCATGATCGGCAGTACTCAACTCTATGCAGCCGAGGGTGGCGTGGGCCGGCCGATTACCGGGCAACAGGTGTATTCCAACGCCGGGATCATCCCGCCGGAACCGGGCTGGGTCGTCTCGGTGACCAGCATCTGGTACGACGGATCGCTCAAGGGCAGTCGCGGCGCGCCGATTTCCGGTGAAGTCAGTGCCGGGATCGACATGAAAGTCTCCTACACCATGACCAACCTGACGCACATCTGGGACACCGGCAAAGGCCCATGGAACTTCGCCTCGGCAATCGGTGTTCCGCTGCAGTACACCGACATCGACGCGGCCATCACCGGCCCGCGCGGACGCACCCTCGGGACCAGCGATTCCGGCACCCAGTTCGCTGACGCGCTGGTCACCCCGATTGCCGCCGGCTACCACTTCGACGAGTTGAACCACATCGCGTTCTCCCTGCCGATCTACGTGCCGACCGGCGCCTACAACGACAATCGCCTGGCCAACCCGGGGCAGAACAATTACACGTTCATGCCCACCGTGGCCTTCACCCATCTGGACGGCAAGGGTGGCGAGTTCACCCTGTCCAGTGGCCTGGAGTTCTACACCCAGAACACTGCCACCGATTATCGCAACGGCAACATCTTCACCCTCGATGCCTTGTGGACTCACGGCTTCGGCAGTGGCTGGAGCGCCGGCCTGGCGGCCGGCTATATCCAGCAGGTCACCGACGACAAGGGCCAGACCGCCGACAGCCTGAATGGCTTCCGTGGCCGCTCCGTCGGCGCCGGTCCGGTGGTGGCATGGGCCGGTAAATTCGCCGACGCCCAGGCGAGCTTCAGTGCGCGCTGGGTGCCGGAGTTCGACACCAAGAACCGCCCTGAAGGCAACGGCATTGCCGTCAACATGACCCTGGCGTTTTTCTAG